The genome window GCTGCGGCCGATGACCGGCAGAGAGTCCGGCGTGTAGCTTTCGATGCCGCTCCATACCCGGATGATGTTCAGCTTCTCGGCGCCCGGTAGCAGGCGGCGCATTTGTCGCATCTGGTTGAGCAGGCTTTCGGGCTTGAAGAAGGCGCGCCGGTTGAGCATGTCCGGGGTGCAGCGGTTGCCGCCGCCGATGATGATGTTGCCGCGCGGGATCTGGCGGAAGTAGATCACCTCTTCCTTGATCTTGGTAAATACGCCGATCACCGTCGGCAAGGCGTAAGGAACCGGTTCGGTCACCGACATCTGCGGGCCATTGGGTTCCAGCGGTACGGGTTCTCCGAATTGCTCAGCCAGTTTGGCGGCCCACGCGCCCGCGGTGATCAGCAGTTGCTCGGCGACGAAGCGTTGGCCATCGGTGGTCGTGACGTGGAAGTGACCGCCCACTTTCTGCACCTCGATGACTTCGATACGCTCTTCGATCCGCGCACCCAGGCGCCTGGCCGCCCGGGCAAACGCCGGCGCCGCCAGGCGTGGGTTCGCGTGGCCATCGTGAGGGGCGTAGGAGCCACCTTTGACTTCCGGGCCCAGGAACGGAAAGCGGGTATGCAAGGCTTTGCCGGTCAGGATCTGCAAACCCAGCTCACGGGCCTCGGGAGCCTCGGCGTAGGCTTGCAGCTCAGCGATCTCGTCCTCGCGGTAACACACGCGCATATGGCCACTGGCGATGAACTCAAGGTCGTCGTCGATCAGCTCCGGCAGGCGCTTCCACAAGGCAAAGGAGCGGTTAGCCAGTTGCAACTGCCCCAGGTAACGCCCCTGGCGCCGCACGTTGCCGAAGTTCACGCCGCTGGCGTACTGGCCAATCTGATCACGCTCCAGCAGGGTGACGGAGTGTCCACGCCGGCTGAGAAAAAACGCTGACGCCGACCCCATGATGCCGCCGCCGATAATCAATACATCGCTTTTTTGCGGTTTCATGAGGGCGCCTCACTGTGGTCGAGAGCAATACGCATCACCTTAAGACTACCAACCATGAAGGCGACTCCATGTGTGTACGGCGCCCTCGACGTCAAGGGCGTGATAATCCGGAAACTGCGCGCCGGTGGCGCAGGCATGATTGGGCAGAATGCGCAGACGACTGCCAATAGGGAAGCGCCCGACCATGTCAGCACTCGGGGTGCCGAGGGTGATGATGCCATGTTCCTGATTGGCCCCTGTGACCAGCGCGCCTTCGATCCAGTCGCCCGCTTCGGTACACACTTGTCCATAACCAAAGTCCTGGCGCTGACGTTGTGTGCCACGGTCGCGACTCATGGCCATCCAGCCTGCGTCGGTGATGATCCAGCCTTTATCCTGCTGATGGCCAATAACGGTGGTCAGGACGCTCAACGCCAACTCGTCTGCCCGGCACACGCCAATGTTGTGCATGACCAGATCGAAGAACACATAGACGCCTGCCCGCACTTCAGTAACGCCGTCCAGGTTCAGTGCCGAGAGGGCTGTGGGGGTGGAGCCGATGCTGACCTCGGGGCATGCCAAGCCGGCTTCGCGGATTATTTCGGCGGCGCGTACACAGAGTAAGCGTTCCTGTTCCGCCAGCGCTTGCAGGGCTTCGAGGCGGTCCAGCTCGTAACTGGACCCC of Pseudomonas fluorescens contains these proteins:
- a CDS encoding NAD(P)/FAD-dependent oxidoreductase, producing the protein MKPQKSDVLIIGGGIMGSASAFFLSRRGHSVTLLERDQIGQYASGVNFGNVRRQGRYLGQLQLANRSFALWKRLPELIDDDLEFIASGHMRVCYREDEIAELQAYAEAPEARELGLQILTGKALHTRFPFLGPEVKGGSYAPHDGHANPRLAAPAFARAARRLGARIEERIEVIEVQKVGGHFHVTTTDGQRFVAEQLLITAGAWAAKLAEQFGEPVPLEPNGPQMSVTEPVPYALPTVIGVFTKIKEEVIYFRQIPRGNIIIGGGNRCTPDMLNRRAFFKPESLLNQMRQMRRLLPGAEKLNIIRVWSGIESYTPDSLPVIGRSGAVDGLFYAFGFCGHGFQLGPGVGDVMAELISTGSTSTLISPFDIRRFTNPSAIEMPLSASLLNTGKLI
- a CDS encoding DSD1 family PLP-dependent enzyme, which encodes MSTPIASLDTPVALVDVAQMQRNIQRMQQRMDTLGVRLRPHIKTSKCLPVITAQMAAGARGVTVSTLKEAEHCFAQGISDVFYAVAIAPGKLPAALALRRKGCNLSVLTDSVAGAQAIVDFAQQHDERFEVWIEIDCDGHRSGLAVEDNALVAVARALSEGGMQLRGVMTHAGSSYELDRLEALQALAEQERLLCVRAAEIIREAGLACPEVSIGSTPTALSALNLDGVTEVRAGVYVFFDLVMHNIGVCRADELALSVLTTVIGHQQDKGWIITDAGWMAMSRDRGTQRQRQDFGYGQVCTEAGDWIEGALVTGANQEHGIITLGTPSADMVGRFPIGSRLRILPNHACATGAQFPDYHALDVEGAVHTWSRLHGW